A DNA window from Proteiniborus ethanoligenes contains the following coding sequences:
- a CDS encoding small, acid-soluble spore protein, alpha/beta type — translation MKNNKVSPKAREAFQSFKEEMAKDMEIELRDRDDHITKMVDWNKVNELNHLGRS, via the coding sequence ATGAAAAATAATAAAGTATCTCCAAAAGCAAGAGAGGCTTTTCAGAGCTTTAAAGAAGAAATGGCAAAAGACATGGAGATTGAGCTAAGAGACAGAGATGACCATATAACTAAAATGGTCGATTGGAACAAGGTAAATGAACTAAATC